A part of Antennarius striatus isolate MH-2024 chromosome 21, ASM4005453v1, whole genome shotgun sequence genomic DNA contains:
- the gch2 gene encoding GTP cyclohydrolase 2 — MNSHQVNDAVDEFHSTNGFSDLISKKSAIHRKHETSRKEEEDVTRLPALEAAYTCILRELGEDVDRQGLLRTPLRAAKAMQFLTKGYHENVDDIMNNAIFDEDHDEMVIVKDIDMFSLCEHHLVPFFGRVHIGYIPNKKVLGLSKLARIVEIFSRRLQVQERLTKQIANGIADTLQPLGVAVVVEAVHMCMVMRGVQKINSRTVTSAMLGAYLSDPKTREEFLTLSQRA; from the exons ATGAACAGCCACCAAGTCAACGACGCCGTGGATGAATTCCACTCCACCAATGGCTTCAGTGACCTCATCTCCAAGAAGTCCGCCATTCACCGCAAACACGAGACGTCCcgcaaagaggaggaggacgtgaCGCGTCTACCTGCGCTCGAGGCCGCCTACACCTGCATTCTCCGCGAGCTGGGCGAGGACGTGGACCGACAGGGGCTCCTGCGCACGCCTTTACGCGCGGCCAAGGCCATGCAGTTCCTCACCAAGGGTTACCACGAAAACGTTGACG ACATCATGAATAATGCCATATTTGATGAAGACCATGATGAGATGGTGATTGTGAAGGACATTGACATGTTTTCACTGTGCGAGCATCACCTGGTGCCTTTTTTTGGCAGg GTCCATATTGGGTACATTCCCAACAAGAAAGTGCTGGGCCTGAGCAAACTGGCAAG GATTGTAGAGATCTTCAGTCGAAGGCTTCAAG TTCAAGAGCGTCTGACCAAACAGATCGCCAATGGAATAGCTGACACTCTGCAGCCGTTAGGCGTGGCTGTGGTTGTTGAAGCAGT aCACATGTGTATGGTCATGCGGGGCGTTCAGAAGATCAACAGCCGTACGGTGACGAGCGCCATGCTGGGAGCCTACCTCAGTGACCCTAAAACTCGGGAGGAGTTCCTGACGCTGTCCCAGCGAGCCTAA